The stretch of DNA ATCACGTAGCGGACATTAGATTTTTCAGCGAAATAAGGCTTATCCGTGATGACCAAATTAGCAATTTTACCTTGTTCAATGGAACCGATCATATCAGAAACGCCTAACATTTTGGCGGGGATGGTCGTGAGCGCTGCCAAAGCCGTATTTTCACTCAAACCATTCTCAATCATTTTACGCAGATTGGTCTGGATATCCTTGCTTTTTACGTCAAGTGTAGAAAACCCGAAAACGACGCCTGCTTTTTCTAACGAAGCAGCCTGCTCCAGGTGTTTTTTCATTTCTTCATTCCGCCGTTTTTCCAAGGCTACTTTCTCTTTTTGGAAAGGATCATTAGGATCAGCCTTGGCAGGTTTGGGGGTTGAGGCAGCGGGGGTTGCTACCGCATCTTCGGGGCCGCGACCTCTCCCGGCTACACCGCCGCCAGGGCGTCCTCCCCTTTCGGAGCCTTTAGCTGTTGCTTCTTCGCCTTTTTCTTCCTTAGCTTCGGGTAAATCCATCGAGAGTAAAACTGGAATATTCTTTTTACTGAGTTCATCAGCTACATGCCACCCTTGCTTGAGTTCAGCCATTACAACCGGAAAGCCAAATTCTTTCTGTAAGGACAATACCCGGTAGGCTGATTTAACATCACTAGCCTTAAAAAACACCTTTTGGTTTTTATTAATAACCGGATAAAAAGCTTGTAAAACTGGATCGTAAGCAGGCCGAGACATACCCTTTGGATTGGCTTTATAGGCTTTTTCATGTGCTTGCGCCAATTCAGCCTGGTGGTATAATTCGCGCCATTTGGCAATGACCGCAATAACGGTAGATGGATACATCCTACGGGCTCCCGTAAACTGAGAGAAAAAAGCTGTTCCATCTTTCAACACCATGGCATCAGGATTATCCCCATGTAGCAAAATGACGGCGCCTTGTCCTGGCAACATCATGCCTTCTGGTACAACATGGGCAGCTGTAAAGCCCATTTTGCGCATTTCTTCGATTGACTTATCGCTTGCGCTCAAGACTTCGGTCAGTTTGCGTTCTGGTGTGATGCCCGCCAATTTGTTAGGTGGAGTACCAGGATTCGCCACCTCAGGTGTTTGTTGGCGATTGCCGCCGCCACCCCGGCCAGCGCCCGGCTGAGGGGCTTCTGCACGTGGAATCCCTGTGTGGGATAGGCCTTCAATAAAGCCTGCATAGATATACATGGAATCTGCCTTAATGATTTCAGCATCCATCGGAATAGCTACATTTTTCCCGACAGCCTGGATTAAACCATTTTTAATAATGACTGTGCCATTTTCTATGACTTGCCCCGGTTGGGTAATAATCGTTGCCTTGGTAAAGGCATAAGTGCGAGTTACTGGTTTCAGGTCTTCGCTGGAGCTTCCTTGTGCCCAAAAAAGGGAAGGAAATACCAATAATGTGAAAACCACCAATAAAGTTGGGTGTTTTTTCATACCAAAAAATTGATTTTATAATTAGAGCTTAAATTTACATAATGTTCAGTAATCTCGGTTTTTGGCTGTATGGGGAATGATTTTTTCAATGTGAGAATGGCACTTGATTCTCAAATTTAATAAAATACGTTGATTTTGTCTTATTTTTTAGATTCTCTGGCCATTTTTATTCTCCATAGCCTTCATTGCTGTTTCAACTACGAAAAAGCCTAGTCTACCGATCATTTTTGGACTTTTACACCATTCCCGATACTTTGCCTGTGATATCAGATTCGTCATCTAATTGCACTGGAAAAAAGCATGGAGTCTTCAAAAGGAGGCATTGTAAATGGCCACCACAAGGGGCTCTCTTTTCGTCCAGCAACTAAAATTCTCGAAACATGAAGAAGCACATTTTATTGTTTTTTAGTCTTTTTGCGCTCTTGCAATCCTGTATACCTTCCTTACATCCTTTATATACACCAGAAACCTTGGCTTTTGAGCCCGCCCTCTTAGGTACCTGGAAAGATAAGGAAGGCGTTTATACCTTTAAGGAAGGAAAAGGGAAGTCCTATATCCTTAGCTATATAGAAGAAGGGGAAGAAGTAGCCTATCGGGTGCACTTGGTAAAATTGGGAGATCAATATTTTTTCGATTTTTATACCAATAAGTCGGCCGATGATATTGCCCTGGGGCTATCCATTGCGGGGTTTGTACCTACCCACACCTTTGCCAAGGTAAAATGGGCACATAACCAGCTCGAAATTAGTCATTTTGCGGAAGGAGAATGGTTAGAGGAATTGTTCGAACAACGTCGTATCCGAATCAAACACGAAGTCATTGATAATGATATTATTGTCCTGACGGCCAGCCCCAAGGAATTACAACAATTTTTCCTTAAATATGCAGATGATCCAAAAGCTTTTACCGAATCTTCC from Saprospiraceae bacterium encodes:
- a CDS encoding amidohydrolase family protein; translated protein: MKKHPTLLVVFTLLVFPSLFWAQGSSSEDLKPVTRTYAFTKATIITQPGQVIENGTVIIKNGLIQAVGKNVAIPMDAEIIKADSMYIYAGFIEGLSHTGIPRAEAPQPGAGRGGGGNRQQTPEVANPGTPPNKLAGITPERKLTEVLSASDKSIEEMRKMGFTAAHVVPEGMMLPGQGAVILLHGDNPDAMVLKDGTAFFSQFTGARRMYPSTVIAVIAKWRELYHQAELAQAHEKAYKANPKGMSRPAYDPVLQAFYPVINKNQKVFFKASDVKSAYRVLSLQKEFGFPVVMAELKQGWHVADELSKKNIPVLLSMDLPEAKEEKGEEATAKGSERGGRPGGGVAGRGRGPEDAVATPAASTPKPAKADPNDPFQKEKVALEKRRNEEMKKHLEQAASLEKAGVVFGFSTLDVKSKDIQTNLRKMIENGLSENTALAALTTIPAKMLGVSDMIGSIEQGKIANLVITDKPYFAEKSNVRYVIVDGVKYEYEAKKPAKKGDPNAKVKVAGKWSYRFEAMGQTMSGTLDLSDVSGTISGSISNETMGNKSTIESAELNGNALSFTTQIDAGGQNLTVAYALVIDGDSIEGTVTAGQYGSFSLEGERISNPD